From Neobacillus sp. PS2-9, the proteins below share one genomic window:
- a CDS encoding response regulator transcription factor: MRKILVVDDDKHILELVSIHVTHSGYQVLKAENGIQALGILENELPDLAIVDVMMPGLNGYELTKKIRNDRDIPVLLLTAKGELEDKEKGFLAGSDDYIVKPFEPKELLYRIAAILRRYDKLTDTMLQVGSILINRKRFEVTAGASTLLLPLKEFELLSLLASKPNQVFERAAIMEKIWGYDYEGDEQTLTTHIKRIRERLAKIAKDVEIITVRGVGYKLEVHHS, from the coding sequence ATGAGGAAAATTTTAGTCGTGGATGACGATAAACATATACTTGAATTAGTTAGCATTCATGTCACCCATTCAGGATATCAGGTGCTTAAGGCAGAGAATGGCATCCAAGCCCTTGGAATATTGGAAAACGAGCTGCCTGACCTAGCCATCGTGGATGTGATGATGCCCGGTTTGAACGGCTATGAACTGACGAAAAAAATAAGAAATGACCGCGACATTCCCGTACTATTACTGACAGCCAAAGGGGAACTAGAAGATAAGGAAAAGGGGTTCCTTGCTGGGTCAGACGATTATATCGTCAAACCCTTCGAACCCAAGGAACTGCTATACCGCATCGCCGCCATTCTACGACGATACGATAAACTGACAGATACCATGCTGCAAGTGGGATCCATCTTGATCAATCGAAAGCGATTCGAAGTCACCGCAGGCGCAAGCACCTTACTCCTCCCGCTGAAGGAATTCGAATTGCTCTCCTTACTTGCCTCTAAGCCAAACCAAGTCTTTGAACGGGCCGCCATAATGGAGAAAATTTGGGGCTACGATTACGAGGGAGACGAACAAACACTTACCACCCATATCAAGCGAATCCGCGAACGCCTCGCGAAAATCGCAAAAGACGTTGAAATCATCACCGTCCGCGGAGTGGGATATAAGCTAGAGGTGCATCACTCATGA
- a CDS encoding HAMP domain-containing sensor histidine kinase, which translates to MKSLYGRFVLTTILIMLFSTIFGFLLTNTYYQSVVKERNDKKNVEIAKSIAAHIETSPNLPLSDYLSTVGKIGYQLYVVDESGKGHFYGGKYRVQDLQASSVKKVLDGYIYHGMREFPRQTFVTGFFANELSNTIGIPFTYENKRYALFVRPDIKLLFSEVHTILGGLIVGTAVLSLLLMLVVAKLLIVPITQLTEATKRIAHEKYDTQLNIDRRDEIGQLAASFNTMVGQLQENDQIRKEFISNVSHDFQSPLLNIQGYAGLLKSTDLTEEDRENYAEIIQSETQRLSKLTRQLLLLTTLDQSTRMVKYQEFQLDEQLKACVNKYRWWLEEKQINLLMEFEPTTYQGDAALLENVWDNLLTNAIKYNRPEGEIHIRLQAKETGLEVTVSDTGIGLTEEEKAQLFERFYRADKSRSEEGTGLGLSIVKQIIELHKGEIHVTSTPDEGTIFTIKLPYL; encoded by the coding sequence ATGAAATCGTTATATGGAAGATTTGTTCTAACCACCATTCTTATCATGCTGTTTAGCACAATCTTTGGTTTTTTACTAACGAACACCTATTACCAAAGCGTGGTGAAAGAGCGGAATGATAAGAAAAACGTGGAAATTGCTAAATCCATTGCCGCTCACATCGAGACCTCTCCAAATCTCCCTTTATCCGATTACCTATCGACGGTGGGAAAAATCGGCTACCAGCTTTATGTCGTCGATGAATCGGGCAAGGGCCATTTTTACGGCGGGAAGTATCGGGTACAAGATTTACAAGCATCTTCAGTGAAAAAGGTACTCGACGGCTACATCTATCATGGGATGCGCGAATTTCCTCGTCAGACATTTGTGACCGGTTTTTTTGCCAACGAATTGTCGAACACAATCGGTATTCCGTTTACTTATGAAAACAAGCGCTATGCACTCTTTGTCAGACCGGATATCAAGCTATTATTTAGCGAGGTCCATACTATTTTAGGCGGCCTCATCGTAGGAACCGCTGTTTTAAGCCTATTGCTGATGCTGGTCGTGGCCAAGCTCTTGATTGTGCCCATCACACAGTTAACGGAAGCAACCAAACGGATTGCCCATGAAAAATATGATACCCAGCTGAACATTGACCGCCGTGATGAAATCGGTCAGCTGGCAGCAAGTTTTAATACGATGGTTGGTCAGCTTCAGGAGAATGATCAGATTCGCAAGGAATTCATCAGCAATGTGTCCCATGATTTTCAATCTCCGCTGCTGAATATTCAAGGCTATGCAGGCTTATTGAAATCAACCGATTTAACGGAAGAGGACCGTGAGAACTATGCTGAAATCATCCAATCAGAAACCCAGCGGTTATCGAAGCTCACCCGTCAGCTTTTACTATTAACTACACTCGATCAATCGACAAGAATGGTGAAGTATCAAGAATTTCAGTTGGATGAGCAGTTAAAGGCCTGTGTGAACAAATATCGCTGGTGGCTGGAGGAAAAGCAGATTAACTTACTGATGGAATTCGAACCGACGACCTATCAAGGCGATGCCGCATTATTAGAAAATGTTTGGGATAATCTTTTGACCAATGCGATTAAATATAACCGTCCGGAAGGCGAAATCCACATTCGTCTGCAAGCAAAAGAAACGGGACTAGAGGTGACTGTGAGCGACACTGGAATAGGTCTCACGGAAGAAGAAAAAGCACAGCTTTTCGAACGTTTTTACCGTGCTGACAAATCGCGTTCAGAGGAGGGAACCGGTCTCGGATTATCGATAGTGAAACAAATTATCGAGCTCCATAAAGGAGAAATCCACGTCACCAGTACGCCAGACGAAGGGACCATTTTTACCATCAAGCTTCCCTATTTGTAA